The following proteins are co-located in the Haloarcula marismortui ATCC 43049 genome:
- a CDS encoding ABC transporter ATP-binding protein, whose protein sequence is MNALAVDGLGKTFDGAPAVDDISLTVEQGEFFSLIGPSGCGKTTTLRMLAGLLTPDSGQVLLNGQDVTDRPARERATNMVFQDLVLFPHMSVAENVGYGLARSGVTEPERGQRVEDALALVNLAGFGDRDPSDLSGGQRQRVALARALVNDPAILLLDEPLASLDRALREDMQAEFRRIQRDSDTTFLYVTHDQESAMSMSDRVAVMRDGRIVNVGPPRQLYTDPQTRFVASFLGDATLLDGDVIRREGPDVVVQTGAGPLRADADAASYAVGDTVTVAVRPEAVTLGGGDLTGTVTDVAYKGFYEEATVDCSGAELVVRRERNTAAPDTAASADGGTDLPFRVGETVELGVSRAVLVRDERR, encoded by the coding sequence GTGAATGCGCTCGCTGTCGACGGTCTCGGCAAGACCTTCGACGGAGCGCCTGCCGTCGACGATATCTCGCTGACTGTCGAGCAGGGGGAGTTTTTCTCGCTCATCGGACCGTCCGGCTGCGGCAAGACGACGACGCTCCGGATGCTTGCTGGCCTCCTTACGCCGGACTCGGGACAGGTGCTGCTCAATGGACAGGACGTGACGGACCGACCCGCCCGCGAGCGAGCGACGAACATGGTGTTTCAGGACCTCGTCCTGTTCCCCCATATGAGCGTCGCGGAGAACGTCGGCTACGGGCTGGCCCGAAGTGGTGTTACAGAGCCGGAGCGCGGACAGCGCGTTGAGGACGCTCTGGCACTGGTCAATCTGGCGGGATTCGGCGACCGTGACCCGTCTGACCTCTCTGGCGGCCAGCGCCAGCGGGTCGCACTGGCCCGGGCGCTGGTCAACGACCCGGCGATACTGCTGCTTGACGAACCGCTTGCGTCACTCGACCGGGCGCTTCGGGAAGATATGCAGGCGGAGTTCCGCCGGATACAGCGCGACAGCGACACGACCTTTCTGTACGTCACACACGATCAAGAGAGCGCGATGAGTATGTCCGACAGAGTCGCCGTGATGCGGGACGGACGCATCGTCAACGTTGGCCCGCCTCGCCAGCTGTACACGGACCCACAGACCCGGTTCGTCGCGTCGTTTCTCGGTGACGCCACGTTGCTAGACGGCGACGTTATCCGCCGCGAGGGTCCCGACGTTGTTGTCCAGACCGGTGCTGGACCACTTCGGGCCGACGCAGACGCAGCGAGCTACGCCGTGGGCGACACGGTGACGGTCGCAGTCCGACCGGAAGCAGTGACGCTCGGCGGCGGCGACCTGACCGGCACCGTCACCGACGTCGCGTACAAGGGCTTCTACGAGGAAGCGACCGTCGATTGCAGCGGTGCGGAACTGGTCGTCCGACGCGAACGCAACACGGCGGCACCGGACACCGCAGCATCCGCTGACGGCGGCACAGACCTCCCGTTCCGCGTCGGCGAGACCGTCGAACTGGGCGTGAGCCGGGCTGTTCTCGTCAGAGATGAGCGTCGCTAA
- a CDS encoding NADH-dependent flavin oxidoreductase: protein MTALETPVSIGGVEVPNRLYRAPVLECAGNGETAVNTLIDELEPTAASGVGLLFQGASIVTDRGGCAAPNMTRVHDPAFVERLERLTGTIHDHGGRIFLQLAHGGLRSMATWHAEYRRQHPDQRQLAVSRPPWQLQMLDRLGLISLQPDVLSTEEVWALAEQFGRCAGYAVEAGYDGIHLSAANMSLIQQFLSPFYNRRNDQFRDGVRFLEAIHDAVREHAGDVPLVTKVPAETAAPSFVRRHLTRRDGVAIATRAAAIGYDGLVPVEVSPFWDMSIVRGAFPDRAWDASDLQDDYAAVFGGRLRARAIQLLNRLQARRFSRDPGWNADFCRALRERVDVPVLLEGGLRTRADCDRYLGATGATPAADAVGMARPFYAEPRLGARLLDGADALCESCNNCTIPQVTGEPGRCRTPAIVREQARLRRDGAYERTE from the coding sequence GTGACCGCGTTGGAGACGCCGGTGTCTATCGGTGGCGTCGAGGTACCCAACCGGCTGTATCGCGCACCGGTACTGGAGTGTGCAGGTAACGGTGAGACCGCCGTCAACACACTCATCGACGAACTTGAACCGACGGCAGCCTCCGGTGTTGGCCTCCTCTTTCAAGGGGCAAGCATCGTCACCGACCGCGGCGGCTGTGCCGCGCCGAACATGACGCGAGTCCACGACCCGGCCTTCGTCGAGCGCCTCGAACGGCTTACCGGGACGATTCACGACCACGGCGGTCGCATCTTCCTCCAACTGGCCCACGGTGGCCTCCGGAGTATGGCGACGTGGCACGCCGAGTACCGCCGTCAGCATCCGGACCAGCGCCAGCTCGCCGTCAGCCGCCCGCCGTGGCAGCTCCAGATGCTTGACCGGCTTGGCCTGATTTCGCTCCAGCCGGATGTGCTCTCGACAGAGGAGGTATGGGCCCTGGCCGAGCAGTTCGGGCGCTGTGCCGGCTACGCCGTCGAGGCGGGATACGACGGCATCCACCTTTCTGCGGCGAACATGAGCCTTATCCAGCAGTTCCTCTCGCCGTTTTACAACCGTCGGAACGACCAGTTCCGGGACGGCGTCCGCTTCCTCGAAGCAATCCACGACGCCGTTCGGGAACACGCCGGCGACGTGCCGCTGGTCACGAAGGTCCCAGCTGAGACCGCTGCGCCGAGTTTCGTTCGACGGCATCTCACTCGGAGGGATGGCGTGGCTATCGCGACGCGAGCGGCGGCTATCGGCTATGACGGCCTTGTTCCGGTCGAGGTGTCCCCGTTCTGGGACATGAGCATTGTCCGTGGTGCGTTTCCGGACCGGGCCTGGGACGCGAGTGACCTGCAGGACGACTACGCAGCAGTCTTCGGCGGCCGACTACGAGCGCGTGCCATTCAGTTGCTTAATCGCCTGCAAGCCCGCCGTTTCAGCCGCGACCCGGGCTGGAACGCCGACTTCTGTCGAGCGCTGCGCGAGCGTGTGGACGTACCGGTTCTGCTGGAGGGCGGTCTTCGAACGCGTGCCGACTGTGACCGGTATCTCGGAGCGACTGGAGCGACCCCCGCCGCTGACGCGGTTGGGATGGCCCGCCCGTTCTACGCCGAACCCCGACTCGGCGCCCGCCTGCTTGACGGCGCAGACGCGCTGTGTGAGAGCTGTAACAACTGTACCATCCCGCAGGTCACCGGCGAACCGGGCCGCTGTCGAACGCCGGCCATCGTCCGCGAGCAAGCCCGACTCCGGCGGGACGGCGCCTACGAGCGAACTGAGTGA
- a CDS encoding MaoC/PaaZ C-terminal domain-containing protein yields the protein MPAIEVGETFTETRTFRPEDVDQFTALSGDDQPRHTEPDGDGRRMVQGLLTASLLTSIGGDLEVLASRMDLQFQRPVYTGETLVCELTVVSADPHTDGGVALVGDVAVRRVNRDDNSGQADTAAPNSADSAPAGTVVLEATVEGLIRE from the coding sequence ATGCCAGCTATCGAAGTCGGTGAAACGTTCACCGAAACTCGGACGTTTCGACCCGAAGATGTCGACCAGTTCACCGCTCTCTCCGGAGACGACCAGCCCCGCCACACGGAACCCGATGGGGACGGCCGGCGGATGGTTCAGGGGTTGCTCACCGCGTCACTGCTGACCAGTATCGGCGGCGACCTCGAAGTGCTTGCCTCGCGGATGGACCTGCAGTTCCAGCGCCCGGTGTACACCGGTGAGACGCTGGTCTGTGAACTAACAGTTGTGAGCGCTGACCCGCATACCGATGGTGGCGTCGCTCTTGTGGGCGATGTGGCTGTCCGGCGAGTCAATCGCGACGATAACTCTGGTCAGGCTGACACAGCCGCCCCGAACTCGGCAGATAGTGCTCCCGCCGGAACCGTCGTGCTTGAAGCGACCGTCGAAGGACTAATCAGGGAATGA
- a CDS encoding ATP-dependent DNA helicase: MDVADLPGVPEWLPDHLRDDGIEELYPPQAEAVEAGVTEGENLVASIPTASGKTLIAELAMLSSVARGGKALYIVPLRALASEKQADFEEFEQYGLDIGVSTGNYESEGGWLADKDIVVATSEKVDSLVRNDAPWIEDLTCVVTDEVHLVDDGERGPTLEVTLAKLRRLNPDLQTVALSATIGNAEALATWLDAGLVDSDWRPIDLQKGVHYGQALHLEDGSQQRLSVQNNEKQTAAIVRDTLEDDGSTLVFVNSRRNAEAAAGRLANTVRPHLSTEERDQLADIAEEIRDVSDTETSDDLADAVADGAAFHHAGLSRGHRELVEDAFRDRLVKVVCATPTLAAGVNTPSRRVVVRDWRRYDGSAGGMAPLSVLEVHQMMGRAGRPGLDPYGEAVLIASSHDEVDELFERYVWADPEPVRSKLAAEPALRTHILATVASGFARSRKGLLEFLEQTLYASQTDDSGQLERVVDDVLTYLQRNDFLEIEAGELDATSLGHTVSRLYLDPMSAAEIVDGLRDWERGASDSTSASGSPADAQAEPPANSGFTTASELAEDADESDADRDPDDISALGLYHLVSRTPDMYQLYLRSGDREEYEMELFEREEELLGPTPSEFEEGRFEDWLSALKTARLLEDWATEVDEATITDRYGVGPGDIRGKVETAQWLLGAAESLASEVDLDAARAISEARIRVEHGVREELVDLAGVRGVGRKRARRLFQAGITDRAQLRDADKAVVLAALRGRRKTAENVLENAGHRDPSMEGVEPAPDVSVDLNDGADGDASAESTANDDQASLGDF; the protein is encoded by the coding sequence ATGGACGTTGCGGACCTGCCGGGCGTGCCCGAGTGGCTCCCGGACCACCTGCGCGACGACGGCATCGAAGAGCTGTACCCGCCACAGGCCGAGGCCGTCGAGGCCGGCGTCACCGAGGGGGAGAATCTGGTCGCGTCGATTCCGACGGCGAGCGGAAAGACCCTCATCGCCGAGCTAGCGATGCTTTCATCGGTTGCTCGCGGCGGGAAAGCGCTGTACATCGTTCCACTGCGAGCGCTGGCCAGCGAGAAGCAGGCCGACTTTGAGGAGTTCGAACAGTACGGCCTCGACATCGGTGTCTCGACGGGGAACTACGAATCCGAGGGTGGGTGGCTCGCGGACAAGGACATCGTTGTCGCCACCAGCGAGAAAGTGGACTCGCTGGTCCGCAACGACGCCCCCTGGATAGAGGACCTCACCTGCGTCGTCACCGACGAGGTCCATCTGGTCGACGATGGGGAGCGAGGGCCGACACTGGAGGTGACGCTGGCGAAACTCCGGCGGCTCAACCCCGACCTGCAGACCGTCGCGCTGTCGGCGACCATCGGCAACGCCGAGGCGCTGGCGACGTGGCTCGATGCGGGGCTCGTCGACTCTGATTGGCGGCCTATCGACCTCCAGAAGGGGGTCCACTACGGGCAGGCGCTGCACCTCGAAGACGGGAGCCAACAGCGGCTTTCGGTACAAAACAACGAGAAGCAGACGGCGGCTATCGTCCGCGATACGCTGGAAGACGACGGGTCGACGCTGGTGTTTGTCAACTCCCGGCGTAACGCCGAGGCGGCAGCGGGCCGGCTAGCGAACACGGTTCGGCCCCACCTCAGTACCGAGGAACGGGACCAGCTGGCCGACATTGCCGAGGAAATTCGGGATGTGAGCGACACGGAGACGAGCGACGACCTCGCGGACGCCGTCGCGGACGGGGCGGCGTTCCACCACGCCGGACTCTCCCGGGGCCACCGCGAACTCGTCGAGGACGCCTTCCGAGACCGGCTGGTGAAGGTCGTCTGTGCGACGCCGACGCTCGCGGCCGGCGTCAACACGCCCTCCCGGCGCGTTGTGGTCCGCGACTGGCGGCGCTACGACGGCTCGGCGGGTGGGATGGCCCCGCTGTCCGTGCTCGAAGTCCATCAGATGATGGGGCGGGCTGGCCGCCCGGGGCTCGACCCCTACGGCGAGGCGGTCCTCATCGCGTCCAGCCACGACGAAGTGGACGAACTGTTCGAGCGCTACGTCTGGGCCGACCCGGAGCCGGTCCGGTCGAAACTCGCGGCCGAACCGGCACTGCGGACTCACATCCTCGCGACGGTCGCCTCTGGCTTCGCACGCTCCCGCAAGGGACTGCTCGAGTTCCTCGAACAGACGCTGTACGCCAGCCAGACCGACGACAGCGGCCAGCTCGAACGCGTCGTCGACGACGTGCTCACGTACCTCCAGCGCAATGACTTCTTAGAAATCGAAGCTGGCGAACTCGACGCTACCTCGCTGGGCCACACCGTCTCGCGGCTCTATCTGGACCCGATGAGCGCCGCGGAAATCGTCGACGGCTTGCGCGACTGGGAGCGGGGAGCAAGCGACAGCACGTCGGCGAGCGGGTCGCCGGCTGACGCGCAAGCGGAGCCGCCGGCTAACAGCGGCTTCACGACCGCTAGTGAACTGGCCGAGGACGCTGACGAGAGCGACGCCGACAGGGACCCGGACGATATCTCCGCGCTGGGCCTGTACCATCTCGTCTCGCGGACGCCGGATATGTACCAGCTGTATCTCCGCTCGGGCGACCGCGAGGAGTACGAGATGGAGCTGTTCGAGCGCGAAGAAGAGTTGCTCGGTCCCACGCCATCGGAGTTCGAGGAGGGCCGCTTCGAGGACTGGCTCTCGGCGCTGAAGACCGCCCGCCTGCTCGAAGACTGGGCCACGGAGGTCGACGAGGCGACCATCACGGACCGGTACGGCGTCGGCCCGGGCGACATCCGCGGGAAGGTCGAAACTGCCCAGTGGCTGCTGGGGGCCGCCGAATCGCTGGCCAGCGAGGTCGATCTGGACGCCGCACGCGCCATCAGCGAGGCCCGCATCCGCGTCGAACACGGCGTGCGCGAGGAACTGGTTGACCTGGCCGGCGTCCGCGGCGTCGGCCGCAAGCGCGCCCGCCGGCTGTTTCAGGCCGGTATCACCGACCGCGCACAGCTCCGGGACGCGGACAAAGCCGTCGTGCTGGCGGCGCTTCGAGGCCGCCGGAAGACGGCCGAGAACGTCCTCGAAAACGCCGGCCACCGTGACCCGTCGATGGAAGGCGTCGAGCCCGCGCCCGACGTGTCTGTCGACCTCAACGATGGTGCAGACGGGGACGCAAGCGCCGAATCGACAGCCAACGACGACCAGGCCAGTCTGGGTGATTTCTGA
- a CDS encoding ABC transporter permease — protein MSVANTPGRLRDWLVAGSPLLLALALGVFPLLTLFVESIGPGLGGENYAEVLSPLYRGALLYSIGVGVGVTAVCLVVAYPITYWIAHRCPDRYRLIALVSVTLPLWLNYVVLNYAWVWILARGGVVNRILVGTGLLDSSLDLLYNNISMGIGFVYIYLPYVVLTMYVSMERLDYQLIEAARDLGASDVRVFLDIVLPRTLPGAAAATLIVYARIAGAFATPEILGSPGNVMIARLVVQAFRQYTNYGFAAALSFVFLLLVLGTLGLGALSPRVRRELRQW, from the coding sequence ATGAGCGTCGCTAACACACCCGGTCGGCTCCGGGACTGGCTCGTTGCTGGCAGCCCGCTCCTGCTGGCACTGGCACTGGGCGTGTTTCCGCTCCTGACGCTGTTCGTCGAGAGCATCGGCCCCGGCCTCGGCGGCGAGAACTACGCGGAGGTGCTGTCGCCCCTGTACCGCGGCGCACTGCTGTACTCTATCGGCGTCGGTGTCGGCGTCACTGCTGTCTGTCTCGTCGTTGCGTATCCGATTACGTACTGGATTGCCCACCGGTGTCCGGACCGGTACCGGCTCATCGCGCTGGTCTCAGTGACGCTGCCGCTGTGGCTCAATTACGTAGTGCTCAACTACGCTTGGGTGTGGATTCTGGCCCGGGGCGGCGTGGTGAACCGAATCCTCGTCGGGACAGGCCTCCTCGATTCGTCTCTTGACCTCCTGTACAACAATATCTCGATGGGGATCGGGTTCGTGTACATCTACCTTCCGTACGTCGTCCTGACGATGTATGTCTCGATGGAGCGGCTCGATTACCAGCTCATTGAGGCCGCACGAGACCTCGGCGCGAGTGATGTCCGGGTGTTTCTCGACATCGTGCTCCCGCGAACGCTTCCCGGCGCGGCGGCGGCGACGCTCATCGTCTACGCACGCATCGCCGGGGCGTTTGCGACCCCGGAAATACTCGGCAGTCCCGGGAACGTCATGATTGCACGGCTCGTCGTTCAGGCGTTTCGGCAGTACACGAACTACGGGTTCGCGGCGGCGCTATCGTTCGTGTTCCTGCTGCTGGTGCTTGGAACGCTCGGGCTCGGGGCGCTTTCGCCGCGAGTCAGACGGGAGTTACGACAATGGTGA
- the cgi121 gene encoding KEOPS complex subunit Cgi121, with product MRVVEGTAEIDDVGTFVETLSAIGDRYGVTVQAFDARYVVDRPHLQLAVELATRAHDRGDAIAEDFGVEILLYAAGRRQINRALTMGVSEGACPVVAVIVDHERTDTHVGKSEQNGIEAAEDDVREELTAMSTLGEYDPDRIRSFFDVTDTELAATAGDLPDAVRERVALLPVEK from the coding sequence ATGCGGGTCGTCGAAGGCACTGCTGAAATCGACGACGTGGGCACCTTCGTCGAGACGCTCAGTGCAATCGGTGACCGCTACGGCGTCACGGTGCAGGCGTTCGACGCCCGCTACGTCGTGGACCGCCCCCATCTTCAACTGGCTGTCGAACTCGCGACCCGGGCTCACGACCGGGGCGACGCCATCGCCGAGGATTTCGGCGTCGAGATACTGCTGTACGCGGCCGGCCGCCGCCAGATAAACCGCGCGCTGACGATGGGCGTCAGCGAGGGGGCCTGTCCCGTCGTCGCGGTCATCGTCGACCACGAACGGACGGATACTCACGTAGGAAAAAGCGAACAGAACGGTATTGAGGCAGCTGAAGACGACGTTCGTGAGGAGCTTACCGCGATGTCCACCTTAGGCGAGTACGACCCCGACCGCATCCGGTCGTTTTTCGACGTGACGGACACTGAGCTCGCTGCGACAGCCGGCGACCTTCCCGACGCCGTTCGGGAGCGTGTGGCGTTGCTCCCGGTCGAGAAGTAA
- a CDS encoding ferredoxin: MRVEYDYDTCIGMFQCVAEWDAFERDEDAGKAVLADSEEQDEDVFVREVPDDAELDAKFAARTCPVDAITIYDDDGEQLIP, encoded by the coding sequence ATGCGAGTCGAATATGACTATGACACCTGTATCGGGATGTTCCAGTGTGTCGCGGAGTGGGACGCCTTCGAGCGCGACGAGGACGCCGGCAAAGCGGTGCTGGCGGACAGTGAGGAACAGGACGAGGACGTGTTTGTTCGGGAGGTCCCAGACGACGCCGAACTGGACGCGAAGTTCGCGGCCCGGACCTGTCCGGTCGACGCCATCACGATCTACGATGACGACGGCGAACAGCTCATTCCCTGA
- a CDS encoding ABC transporter substrate-binding protein, whose product MDQSASRRSFLTGVGAAATAGLAGCTGLGFGDQTLTMIDWGYVYSNDVIEAFEERHGVTVERQAAQGSAETLAQLRAGRADYDLVPLGNYAVTPAMEEGYLQPLDLDQVPAYDDVFDFLKADYFEQDGEVYGIPRSFGQTPLAVNTDIVEQDVTALADLWTEPLAGVVGGRDDARLQVLYRNAAKGEPLNPTRADDVDFDSLRTDLIDRLELTSGLWNNGGESEQLLRSEEVGVQPVWNYVIQSMQSDGIPVERVYPAEGTKAWFIQHCIRDGAENPELAHTFIQEWHTQMGYKSLMEPSNIAVPNEQVFSEQDVEKAAYGLDDPDQFIYEEPKPQPLIEQYTETWNRAKTEADL is encoded by the coding sequence ATGGATCAATCCGCCTCTAGACGGTCGTTTTTGACCGGTGTCGGGGCTGCTGCCACCGCCGGGCTTGCCGGGTGTACAGGCCTCGGATTCGGGGACCAGACGTTGACGATGATCGACTGGGGGTACGTCTACAGTAACGACGTCATCGAAGCCTTCGAGGAGCGCCACGGGGTGACGGTGGAGCGACAGGCCGCACAGGGGTCGGCCGAGACGCTCGCGCAGTTGCGGGCCGGACGAGCCGATTACGACCTGGTGCCGCTTGGCAACTACGCGGTGACGCCGGCGATGGAAGAGGGCTACCTCCAGCCGCTCGACCTCGACCAGGTGCCGGCATACGACGACGTGTTCGACTTCCTGAAAGCGGATTACTTCGAACAGGACGGCGAAGTGTACGGGATTCCCCGGAGCTTCGGCCAGACGCCGCTCGCCGTCAATACTGACATCGTCGAGCAGGACGTCACCGCGCTGGCTGACCTCTGGACCGAACCGCTCGCCGGCGTCGTCGGTGGTCGCGACGACGCGCGGCTACAGGTCCTGTACCGAAACGCCGCGAAAGGCGAGCCGCTCAACCCGACACGTGCCGACGACGTGGACTTCGATTCGCTCCGGACCGACCTCATCGACCGACTGGAACTGACTTCCGGGCTCTGGAACAACGGAGGCGAGTCAGAACAACTGCTCCGCAGTGAGGAGGTCGGTGTCCAGCCGGTCTGGAACTACGTCATCCAGTCGATGCAGTCCGACGGTATTCCCGTCGAGCGGGTCTACCCCGCTGAGGGAACGAAAGCGTGGTTCATCCAGCACTGTATCCGAGACGGTGCGGAGAACCCCGAGCTGGCACACACCTTTATTCAGGAGTGGCACACGCAGATGGGCTACAAGTCGCTGATGGAACCGAGCAATATCGCCGTCCCGAACGAGCAGGTATTCTCTGAACAGGACGTCGAGAAGGCGGCGTACGGACTCGACGACCCGGACCAGTTCATCTACGAGGAACCGAAACCCCAGCCGCTCATTGAACAGTACACTGAGACGTGGAACCGGGCAAAGACGGAGGCTGATCTGTAG
- a CDS encoding MATE family efflux transporter, with protein sequence MLGDALRRLVRTVPVALSRLDAVDRDRAIEATDLAAPVMVTGGLRILLRLADFLMVGLALGDAALAGLELGFQYYFVGFGLALAVSSGTISVVSRLQGSGQPDRANLAVKQSLWLAIVLSLPLTAVAWVYPTALLDVLSDDPAAIQYGATYLAIVMLSMVPRFWSMVAARALAGSADTRTPMYVRLLTVPTNVVLNGVLIFGFGPIAPMGIAGAAWGTVAANTLAAVIFFGLLASGRYATALPLGGKQFDLGLLTELVRVALPLSGMRLLQTFGRFPFLFILGVLGTPTLAAYAIGRRVMLLALMPAWGYATAASTLVGQSLGADDPKEATAYGWQSLGVALAVQLAVALLLVVFARPIVSLFGTAYPDLAATFVRVFGLLVAGFSMSRTMRGSLRGAGDTRWPLYGTVLASYCYRLPVAALALPTAFVIPIPVIGVSFSPGLGLGLPAIFAALIGDFYLKAAVNVGRFRSGKWRAVARRAGVGRTDK encoded by the coding sequence GTGCTCGGCGACGCCCTCCGCCGGCTGGTACGCACCGTCCCGGTCGCGCTCTCCAGATTGGATGCTGTCGACCGGGACCGGGCCATTGAGGCGACGGACCTGGCCGCGCCGGTGATGGTCACGGGCGGCCTACGAATCCTGCTGCGGCTCGCGGACTTTCTGATGGTCGGTCTGGCACTTGGCGACGCCGCGCTGGCCGGTCTCGAACTGGGATTTCAGTACTACTTCGTGGGGTTCGGACTTGCACTCGCAGTCTCCTCTGGCACAATTAGCGTCGTCTCCCGCCTGCAGGGGAGCGGCCAGCCGGACCGGGCAAATCTAGCCGTCAAGCAGTCGCTGTGGCTTGCAATCGTGCTATCGTTGCCACTGACTGCTGTCGCGTGGGTGTATCCGACTGCGCTGCTCGACGTTCTCTCCGATGACCCGGCCGCAATACAGTACGGCGCGACGTATCTCGCGATTGTGATGCTGTCGATGGTGCCGCGGTTCTGGAGTATGGTCGCTGCTCGTGCCCTCGCGGGGAGCGCCGACACGCGGACGCCGATGTACGTCCGGTTGCTGACCGTGCCGACGAACGTCGTGCTCAACGGCGTGTTGATATTCGGCTTCGGACCGATTGCACCGATGGGAATCGCGGGGGCTGCGTGGGGGACTGTCGCAGCGAACACGCTCGCTGCAGTCATCTTCTTCGGACTGTTGGCCTCCGGTCGGTACGCGACGGCGCTCCCGCTCGGTGGCAAGCAGTTCGACCTCGGCCTGCTGACCGAACTCGTCCGTGTTGCGCTCCCGCTGTCGGGAATGCGCCTGCTCCAGACGTTCGGTCGGTTCCCGTTTCTGTTCATTCTCGGCGTGCTCGGCACGCCGACGCTCGCGGCCTACGCCATCGGCCGCCGAGTCATGCTGCTCGCGCTGATGCCGGCGTGGGGCTATGCGACCGCTGCGTCGACGCTGGTCGGACAGTCGTTGGGCGCGGACGACCCGAAGGAAGCGACGGCGTACGGCTGGCAGTCGCTCGGTGTCGCACTCGCGGTCCAGTTGGCCGTCGCGCTGCTCCTCGTGGTGTTCGCCCGCCCCATCGTGTCCCTGTTCGGGACCGCCTACCCGGACTTGGCGGCGACGTTTGTCCGCGTCTTCGGACTGCTCGTCGCTGGCTTCTCGATGTCACGGACGATGCGCGGAAGCCTTCGGGGTGCTGGTGACACCCGGTGGCCGCTGTACGGGACCGTGCTTGCAAGCTACTGCTACCGCCTCCCGGTCGCCGCGCTCGCATTGCCGACGGCGTTCGTCATACCGATCCCCGTCATCGGCGTTTCGTTCTCTCCGGGGCTGGGACTCGGCCTGCCGGCTATCTTCGCCGCGCTGATCGGCGATTTCTACTTAAAAGCCGCTGTCAATGTCGGTCGGTTCCGCTCCGGGAAGTGGCGTGCCGTCGCCCGCCGCGCGGGTGTCGGCAGGACTGACAAGTAA
- a CDS encoding ABC transporter permease, whose amino-acid sequence MVSRVTRLAERGAGRLPGIVVALTLVFLYTPVLVIGYLSLSPAGQPTIPIDAFSLRWYTAVLTDTRFIRALLTSLGIGVVTATGGTALGLAGAYVIVRSQLPQLARRSIAVIIALPLFVPTVVVAFGIGRASALVGLGYGYLPVILGHLFWVLPFTTFLIAARYAELDNRLSAAARDLGADDRTVFRTITVPLLWPALMASVLFAFALSFNEFLITFFLAGSSVTTVPLEIFGKVRIGATAFLNAASVLVIVVSAVAAGVASTLRRPV is encoded by the coding sequence ATGGTGAGCCGCGTCACGCGGCTGGCTGAACGCGGGGCTGGCCGGCTCCCGGGCATCGTTGTTGCGCTGACGCTCGTGTTTCTGTACACCCCTGTTCTCGTCATCGGGTATCTGTCGCTCTCACCGGCCGGCCAGCCGACGATTCCCATTGACGCGTTCTCGCTGCGGTGGTACACCGCAGTTCTGACTGACACACGGTTCATCCGGGCGCTACTGACGAGCCTCGGCATCGGCGTCGTCACAGCTACTGGTGGGACTGCGCTGGGGCTGGCCGGCGCATACGTGATCGTTCGGAGTCAGCTCCCTCAGCTTGCCCGTCGAAGCATTGCCGTGATTATCGCCCTGCCGCTGTTCGTTCCAACAGTTGTTGTTGCGTTCGGTATCGGGCGCGCCAGTGCGCTCGTCGGCCTCGGCTACGGCTACCTTCCGGTCATCCTCGGCCATCTGTTCTGGGTACTCCCGTTCACGACGTTCCTCATCGCCGCCCGCTACGCGGAGCTAGACAACCGTCTTTCGGCTGCGGCCCGCGACCTCGGTGCCGACGACCGGACTGTGTTCCGGACGATCACAGTCCCGCTGTTGTGGCCGGCACTGATGGCGAGTGTACTGTTCGCGTTCGCGCTCTCGTTCAACGAGTTCCTCATCACGTTCTTCCTCGCCGGGTCGAGCGTGACGACGGTCCCGCTGGAGATATTCGGCAAGGTCAGAATCGGTGCCACGGCCTTCCTGAACGCGGCGAGCGTGCTCGTTATCGTTGTCAGCGCTGTGGCGGCCGGCGTGGCCTCGACGCTGCGCCGTCCTGTGTGA